The Campylobacter concisus genome window below encodes:
- a CDS encoding type IV secretion system protein yields the protein MKRMIISVAVASSLFLSSINASGIPTIDVAAIAQQVMEYTQTLKDYAEQIKQYEQMVKDTLNFEKQMQELGVDMNSVYEILGDAQSLISQMQSIYEDVKNLPKDIMGDIARVKTACSFLEQNSQFFSHSVKASGNKLANKLNRCTFALRDGANISKSIEELTQKMNKAVDPIERANYQAQISNIKNAERFLQERDNIEKTNNLLAFEDTFHNGDKTKEYTRDRMRDDLKQLSKQLNKANNQKQAQALTNTILLKILENMQQQYELNINYTSAMASSRQAMKDNSARDLTPDSFNQKVVEYKRNDAIFDPETKQMPKDELGLPKFVFFK from the coding sequence ATGAAAAGAATGATTATATCAGTTGCCGTAGCATCTTCACTATTTTTAAGTAGTATCAATGCTAGCGGTATACCAACTATTGACGTAGCCGCGATAGCCCAACAAGTTATGGAATACACCCAAACACTGAAAGACTACGCAGAACAGATCAAACAATACGAGCAAATGGTTAAAGATACACTAAATTTCGAGAAACAAATGCAAGAGCTTGGTGTAGATATGAACAGCGTTTATGAGATATTAGGCGATGCACAAAGTTTAATATCGCAAATGCAAAGCATATACGAAGATGTAAAAAATTTGCCAAAAGACATAATGGGGGATATAGCAAGAGTTAAGACAGCCTGCTCATTCTTAGAGCAAAATAGCCAATTTTTTAGTCACTCAGTAAAAGCATCAGGCAATAAACTAGCAAATAAGCTAAATAGATGTACATTTGCACTACGTGATGGAGCAAATATAAGCAAGAGCATAGAAGAATTAACTCAAAAAATGAATAAGGCAGTTGACCCAATAGAACGAGCAAACTATCAGGCGCAGATCAGTAATATTAAAAATGCGGAAAGATTTTTACAAGAGAGAGATAATATAGAGAAAACAAACAATTTATTAGCATTTGAAGACACATTTCATAATGGCGATAAAACGAAAGAGTATACAAGAGATAGAATGAGAGATGATTTAAAGCAGCTATCTAAACAACTAAATAAGGCTAATAATCAAAAACAGGCTCAAGCATTGACAAATACTATACTGCTTAAAATTTTAGAAAATATGCAACAGCAATATGAGCTAAATATCAATTACACCAGCGCAATGGCATCGAGCAGACAAGCCATGAAAGACAATAGTGCTAGAGATTTAACACCAGATAGCTTTAACCAAAAAGTTGTTGAATATAAGCGAAATGATGCAATATTTGACCCAGAAACAAAGCAAATGCCAAAAGATGAGCTAGGGCTTCCAAAATTTGTATTTTTTAAATAA
- a CDS encoding TrbM/KikA/MpfK family conjugal transfer protein has translation MKKIVLSIVAITMFAGSAVAQEITGDAKLACEALLCLSSPTRPSECAPALKKYFSITDKKPHKQAKKRANFLKLCPKQ, from the coding sequence ATGAAAAAAATAGTTTTAAGTATTGTTGCCATAACAATGTTTGCAGGTAGTGCAGTAGCACAGGAAATAACAGGAGATGCAAAGCTGGCATGCGAAGCATTATTGTGCTTATCAAGTCCAACAAGACCAAGTGAATGCGCTCCAGCACTTAAAAAATATTTTTCGATAACAGACAAAAAACCACACAAACAAGCAAAAAAGCGTGCGAACTTTTTAAAATTATGTCCTAAACAATGA